One genomic window of Nicotiana sylvestris chromosome 10, ASM39365v2, whole genome shotgun sequence includes the following:
- the LOC138879473 gene encoding uncharacterized protein codes for MPETVVPKTKDPLPRPPPPYPQRLAKQKNENQFKKFIDMMKSLSINVPLVEALEKMSGYAKFMKDLVTKKRSMHYETIKMTHQVIAIVHSMALKLEDPGAFTIPCIIGCADFAKALCDLGASINLLAYSIFKTLGIGKPRPTSMRLQMADRTMKRPLGIIDDVLVRVDIFILPADFVILDCEVYYEVSIILGRPFLATGKALVDVEAGELIFRLGDEKVIFHVCNSMKQPNSSELCSFVDLVTDVIVYNTSAMINVEDPLEAVLLNLDVNSTNKTLNRGTSGVGVEAFASTPQVDSTLVVLQKRKKVIGWSLVDIRGISPAFLQCVPKKGGMTVVTNTQNELITTKTVTRWRVCMDYFKLYKMTHKDHFPLPFLDQMLDRLVGSTFYCILDGYSGYNQILIALEDQEKTTFTCPYGTFAFSRMTSGLCDAPATF; via the exons atgccggaaacGGTTGTGCCTAAAACCAAGGATCCTTTACCAagaccacctccaccttatcctcaaaggcttgcaaagcagaaaaatgagaaccagtttaagaagtttattgacatgatgaagagcttgtccATCAATGTGCCTTTAGTGGAGGCTCTAGAGAAAATGtcgggttatgctaaattcatgaaagatttggtgacTAAGAAAAGATCCATGCACTATgagactatcaagatgacccaccaagttattGCAATAGTACACTCAATGGCTCTGAAGCTAGAAGATCcaggtgctttcaccattccttgcatcATTGGGTGTGcagactttgcaaaagctctatgtgatttgggggcaagtatcaacttgttGGCCTACtcaattttcaagactttgggtattgggaaaccgaGGCCGAcctccatgagattgcaaatggcggatagaacaatgaagagacctttgggtataattgatgatgttcttgtccgggtggacataTTTATCTTGCcggctgattttgtgatcttggattgtgaggtataTTATGAGGTTTCGATCAttttgggaagacctttccttgcaactgggaaggccttagttgatgtggaagcaggggaactcatcTTCCGgttgggtgatgagaaagtgatctttcatgtgtgcaattcaatgaagcagcccaacagttctgaactgtgctcttttgtggatcttgtcacggaTGTGATAGTTTAtaatactagtgcaatgatcaatgtggaggaccctcttgaggcagtattgttgaatcttgat gtaaactccaccaacaaaaccctcaatcgaggaacctccggtgttggagttgaagcctttgcctccacacctcaa gtagattcCACATTGGTGGTGCTCCAAAAGCGGAAGAAGGTAATTGGATGGAGCTTAGTTGATATTCGAGGAATAAGTCCTgcctttt tgcaatgtgtgccgaagaagggtggtatgactgtggttaccAATACGCAGAATGAGTTGATTACTACCAAGACTGTCACTaggtggagggtgtgcatggactacttCAAGTTGTATAAAATGAcccacaaggatcactttccattgcctttccttgatcagatgctagacagaCTTGTTGGGAGTACCTTCTACTGTATCTTGGATGgatattctgggtacaaccaaatcttgattgctctggaagatcaggagaagaccaccttcacttgtccatatggtacctttgccttttctaggatgacATCTGGGTTGTGTGATGCACCAGCTACAttttag